In Balaenoptera ricei isolate mBalRic1 chromosome 7, mBalRic1.hap2, whole genome shotgun sequence, a single window of DNA contains:
- the SCLY gene encoding selenocysteine lyase isoform X5: MEAAGPRSRDARGRAASQPGSRAEKSPPESRKVYMDYNATTPLEPEVIQAMTEAMQEAWGNPSSPYPAGRKAKEIINAARENLAKMIGARPRDMIFTSGGTESNNLVIHSVVKHFHKIHAAVGDTAEHPSPVEGALPHIITCTVEHDSIRLPLEHLVEERVAEVTFVPVSKVNGQAEAEDILAAVRPATCLVTIMLANNETGVIMPVPEISRRVRALNQQRAAGGLPGVLVHTDAAQALGKRRVDMRDLGVDFLTIVGHKFYGPRIGALYIRGLGELTPLYPMLFGGGQERNFRPGTENTPMIAGLGKAAELVAENCEAYEAHMRDVRDYLEERLAAEFGKRIHLNSQFPGTERLPNTCNFSILGPQLQENRDVKLDIITRTTRYSVRQLVRILRVLPGS, encoded by the exons ATGGAGGCGGCCGGGCCGCGGAGCAGGGACGCGCGGGGGCGAGCGGCGAGTCAGCCTGGCAGCCGAGCAGAGAAGAGCCCGCCGGAGAG CAGGAAAGTGTATATGGACTATAATGCAACCACCCCCCTGGAGCCAGAGGTCATCCAGGCCATGACTGAAGCCATGCAGGAAGCCTGGGGAAATCCCAGCAGCCCTTACCCGGCAG GTAGGAAGGCCAAGGAGATTATCAATGCAGCTCGGGAAAACCTTGCCAAGATGATAGGTGCGAGACCTCGAGACATGATCTTCACTTCCGGGGGCACAGAG TCAAATAATTTAGTAATCCATTCTGTGGTGAAACATTTCCACAAAATCCATGCCGCAGTGGGGGACACGGCCGAGCATCCCAGCCCAGTGGAGGGGGCCCTGCCTCACATCATCACCTGCACGGTGGAACACGACTCCATCCGCCTGCCCCTGGAGCACCTGGTGGAAGAACGAGTGGCCG AGGTCACCTTTGTCCCCGTGTCCAAGGTAAACGGGCAGGCGGAGGCTGAGGACATCCTGGCGGCCGTCCGCCCGGCCACGTGCCTCGTGACCATCATGCTGGCCAATAACGAGACAGGCGTCATCATG ccGGTGCCCGAGATCAGCCGGCGAGTCCGAGCCCTGAACCAGCagcgggcggcgggcgggctgCCGGGGGTGCTCGTGCACACGGACGCCGCCCAGGCCTTGGGGAAGCGGCGCGTGGACATGCGGGACCTGGGCGTGGACTTCCTGACCATCGTGGGCCACAAG TTCTATGGCCCCAGGATTGGAGCACTTTACATCCGAGGGCTCGGTGAACTCACCCCTCTGTACCCTATGCTGTTTGGAGGTGGACAAGAGCGGAATTTCAGGCCAGG GACAGAGAACACCCCGATGATTGCCGGCCTTGGAAAG GCGGCTGAGCTGGTGGCAGAGAACTGCGAGGCCTACGAAGCCCACATGCGGGATGTGCGCGACTACCTGGAGGAGAGGCTGGCG GCTGAATTTGGTAAGAGAATCCATCTGAACAGCCAGTTTCCAGGCACTGAGCGACTCCCCAACACCTGTAACTTCTCCATCCTGGGACCCCAGCTGCAAG AAAACAGAGACGTCAAGTTAGACATTATTACCAGGACAACACGTTATTCGGTAAGGCAGCTCGTCAGGATTCTGCGTGTCCTGCCAGGCAGCTGA
- the SCLY gene encoding selenocysteine lyase isoform X6, giving the protein MEAAGPRSRDARGRAASQPGSRAEKSPPESRKVYMDYNATTPLEPEVIQAMTEAMQEAWGNPSSPYPAGRKAKEIINAARENLAKMIGARPRDMIFTSGGTESNNLVIHSVVKHFHKIHAAVGDTAEHPSPVEGALPHIITCTVEHDSIRLPLEHLVEERVAEVTFVPVSKVNGQAEAEDILAAVRPATCLVTIMLANNETGVIMPVPEISRRVRALNQQRAAGGLPGVLVHTDAAQALGKRRVDMRDLGVDFLTIVGHKFYGPRIGALYIRGLGELTPLYPMLFGGGQERNFRPGTENTPMIAGLGKAAELVAENCEAYEAHMRDVRDYLEERLAAEFGKRIHLNSQFPGTERLPNTCNFSILGPQLQEEEVVASWSL; this is encoded by the exons ATGGAGGCGGCCGGGCCGCGGAGCAGGGACGCGCGGGGGCGAGCGGCGAGTCAGCCTGGCAGCCGAGCAGAGAAGAGCCCGCCGGAGAG CAGGAAAGTGTATATGGACTATAATGCAACCACCCCCCTGGAGCCAGAGGTCATCCAGGCCATGACTGAAGCCATGCAGGAAGCCTGGGGAAATCCCAGCAGCCCTTACCCGGCAG GTAGGAAGGCCAAGGAGATTATCAATGCAGCTCGGGAAAACCTTGCCAAGATGATAGGTGCGAGACCTCGAGACATGATCTTCACTTCCGGGGGCACAGAG TCAAATAATTTAGTAATCCATTCTGTGGTGAAACATTTCCACAAAATCCATGCCGCAGTGGGGGACACGGCCGAGCATCCCAGCCCAGTGGAGGGGGCCCTGCCTCACATCATCACCTGCACGGTGGAACACGACTCCATCCGCCTGCCCCTGGAGCACCTGGTGGAAGAACGAGTGGCCG AGGTCACCTTTGTCCCCGTGTCCAAGGTAAACGGGCAGGCGGAGGCTGAGGACATCCTGGCGGCCGTCCGCCCGGCCACGTGCCTCGTGACCATCATGCTGGCCAATAACGAGACAGGCGTCATCATG ccGGTGCCCGAGATCAGCCGGCGAGTCCGAGCCCTGAACCAGCagcgggcggcgggcgggctgCCGGGGGTGCTCGTGCACACGGACGCCGCCCAGGCCTTGGGGAAGCGGCGCGTGGACATGCGGGACCTGGGCGTGGACTTCCTGACCATCGTGGGCCACAAG TTCTATGGCCCCAGGATTGGAGCACTTTACATCCGAGGGCTCGGTGAACTCACCCCTCTGTACCCTATGCTGTTTGGAGGTGGACAAGAGCGGAATTTCAGGCCAGG GACAGAGAACACCCCGATGATTGCCGGCCTTGGAAAG GCGGCTGAGCTGGTGGCAGAGAACTGCGAGGCCTACGAAGCCCACATGCGGGATGTGCGCGACTACCTGGAGGAGAGGCTGGCG GCTGAATTTGGTAAGAGAATCCATCTGAACAGCCAGTTTCCAGGCACTGAGCGACTCCCCAACACCTGTAACTTCTCCATCCTGGGACCCCAGCTGCAAG AAGAAGAGGTCGTTGCCTCATGGTCACTCTGA
- the SCLY gene encoding selenocysteine lyase isoform X7, with protein MEAAGPRSRDARGRAASQPGSRAEKSPPESRKVYMDYNATTPLEPEVIQAMTEAMQEAWGNPSSPYPAGRKAKEIINAARENLAKMIGARPRDMIFTSGGTESNNLVIHSVVKHFHKIHAAVGDTAEHPSPVEGALPHIITCTVEHDSIRLPLEHLVEERVAEVTFVPVSKVNGQAEAEDILAAVRPATCLVTIMLANNETGVIMPVPEISRRVRALNQQRAAGGLPGVLVHTDAAQALGKRRVDMRDLGVDFLTIVGHKFYGPRIGALYIRGLGELTPLYPMLFGGGQERNFRPGTENTPMIAGLGKAAELVAENCEAYEAHMRDVRDYLEERLAVSARRRAGQPGPRPPTRGSRPSDFHRHMTEIPETGYLRIV; from the exons ATGGAGGCGGCCGGGCCGCGGAGCAGGGACGCGCGGGGGCGAGCGGCGAGTCAGCCTGGCAGCCGAGCAGAGAAGAGCCCGCCGGAGAG CAGGAAAGTGTATATGGACTATAATGCAACCACCCCCCTGGAGCCAGAGGTCATCCAGGCCATGACTGAAGCCATGCAGGAAGCCTGGGGAAATCCCAGCAGCCCTTACCCGGCAG GTAGGAAGGCCAAGGAGATTATCAATGCAGCTCGGGAAAACCTTGCCAAGATGATAGGTGCGAGACCTCGAGACATGATCTTCACTTCCGGGGGCACAGAG TCAAATAATTTAGTAATCCATTCTGTGGTGAAACATTTCCACAAAATCCATGCCGCAGTGGGGGACACGGCCGAGCATCCCAGCCCAGTGGAGGGGGCCCTGCCTCACATCATCACCTGCACGGTGGAACACGACTCCATCCGCCTGCCCCTGGAGCACCTGGTGGAAGAACGAGTGGCCG AGGTCACCTTTGTCCCCGTGTCCAAGGTAAACGGGCAGGCGGAGGCTGAGGACATCCTGGCGGCCGTCCGCCCGGCCACGTGCCTCGTGACCATCATGCTGGCCAATAACGAGACAGGCGTCATCATG ccGGTGCCCGAGATCAGCCGGCGAGTCCGAGCCCTGAACCAGCagcgggcggcgggcgggctgCCGGGGGTGCTCGTGCACACGGACGCCGCCCAGGCCTTGGGGAAGCGGCGCGTGGACATGCGGGACCTGGGCGTGGACTTCCTGACCATCGTGGGCCACAAG TTCTATGGCCCCAGGATTGGAGCACTTTACATCCGAGGGCTCGGTGAACTCACCCCTCTGTACCCTATGCTGTTTGGAGGTGGACAAGAGCGGAATTTCAGGCCAGG GACAGAGAACACCCCGATGATTGCCGGCCTTGGAAAG GCGGCTGAGCTGGTGGCAGAGAACTGCGAGGCCTACGAAGCCCACATGCGGGATGTGCGCGACTACCTGGAGGAGAGGCTGGCGGTGAGCGCCCGGCGCCGAGCTGGGCAGCCAGGGCCGCGACCCCCGACGAGGGGCTCCAGACCAAGTGACTTTCACAGGCACATGACAGAAATACCAGAGACGGGGTATTTAAGGATTGTATGA
- the SCLY gene encoding selenocysteine lyase isoform X1: protein MEAAGPRSRDARGRAASQPGSRAEKSPPESRKVYMDYNATTPLEPEVIQAMTEAMQEAWGNPSSPYPAGRKAKEIINAARENLAKMIGARPRDMIFTSGGTESNNLVIHSVVKHFHKIHAAVGDTAEHPSPVEGALPHIITCTVEHDSIRLPLEHLVEERVAEVTFVPVSKVNGQAEAEDILAAVRPATCLVTIMLANNETGVIMPVPEISRRVRALNQQRAAGGLPGVLVHTDAAQALGKRRVDMRDLGVDFLTIVGHKFYGPRIGALYIRGLGELTPLYPMLFGGGQERNFRPGTENTPMIAGLGKAAELVAENCEAYEAHMRDVRDYLEERLAAEFGKRIHLNSQFPGTERLPNTCNFSILGPQLQAKGQRKRFLWDLLWFLSPAVRGTCALGFRQVVRGREPSNLQQGREAAPAWTPPQGPCALSPRPPGAGPVQDAAGQHGGCVPLGPRRPAIPGAAELRRPLGRGQERHPAQRGPRHHPGRSGPRRAGPEAGGGPAGGPGLVPRVVPEGVFLLSQSVWAPGSLPSLGQ from the exons ATGGAGGCGGCCGGGCCGCGGAGCAGGGACGCGCGGGGGCGAGCGGCGAGTCAGCCTGGCAGCCGAGCAGAGAAGAGCCCGCCGGAGAG CAGGAAAGTGTATATGGACTATAATGCAACCACCCCCCTGGAGCCAGAGGTCATCCAGGCCATGACTGAAGCCATGCAGGAAGCCTGGGGAAATCCCAGCAGCCCTTACCCGGCAG GTAGGAAGGCCAAGGAGATTATCAATGCAGCTCGGGAAAACCTTGCCAAGATGATAGGTGCGAGACCTCGAGACATGATCTTCACTTCCGGGGGCACAGAG TCAAATAATTTAGTAATCCATTCTGTGGTGAAACATTTCCACAAAATCCATGCCGCAGTGGGGGACACGGCCGAGCATCCCAGCCCAGTGGAGGGGGCCCTGCCTCACATCATCACCTGCACGGTGGAACACGACTCCATCCGCCTGCCCCTGGAGCACCTGGTGGAAGAACGAGTGGCCG AGGTCACCTTTGTCCCCGTGTCCAAGGTAAACGGGCAGGCGGAGGCTGAGGACATCCTGGCGGCCGTCCGCCCGGCCACGTGCCTCGTGACCATCATGCTGGCCAATAACGAGACAGGCGTCATCATG ccGGTGCCCGAGATCAGCCGGCGAGTCCGAGCCCTGAACCAGCagcgggcggcgggcgggctgCCGGGGGTGCTCGTGCACACGGACGCCGCCCAGGCCTTGGGGAAGCGGCGCGTGGACATGCGGGACCTGGGCGTGGACTTCCTGACCATCGTGGGCCACAAG TTCTATGGCCCCAGGATTGGAGCACTTTACATCCGAGGGCTCGGTGAACTCACCCCTCTGTACCCTATGCTGTTTGGAGGTGGACAAGAGCGGAATTTCAGGCCAGG GACAGAGAACACCCCGATGATTGCCGGCCTTGGAAAG GCGGCTGAGCTGGTGGCAGAGAACTGCGAGGCCTACGAAGCCCACATGCGGGATGTGCGCGACTACCTGGAGGAGAGGCTGGCG GCTGAATTTGGTAAGAGAATCCATCTGAACAGCCAGTTTCCAGGCACTGAGCGACTCCCCAACACCTGTAACTTCTCCATCCTGGGACCCCAGCTGCAAG CCAAGGGGCAGAGGAAGCGCTTCCTCTGGGACCTGCTGTGGTTTCTCTCACCTGCCGTCAGAGGGACCTGTGCCCTGGGATTCCGTCAGGTGGTACGAGGGAGGGAGCCTTCCAACTTGCAGCAGGGAAGAGAGGCAGCCCCCGCCTGGACTCCGCCTCAGGGGCCCTGTGCTCTGTCTCCTAGGCCGCCTGGTGCTGGCCCAGTGCAGGACGCTGCTGGCCAGCATGGGGGCTGCGTGCCACTCGGACCACGGAGACCG GCCATCCCCGGTGCTGCTGAGCTGCGGCGTCCCCTTGGACGTGGCCAGGAACGCCATCCGGCTCAGCGTGGGCCGCGGCACCACCCGGGCCGAAGTGGACCTCGTCGTGCAGGACCTGAAGCAGGCGGTGGCCCGGCTGGAGGGCCAGGCCTAGTGCCCAGGGTGGTGCCAGAAGGAGTCTTCCTCTTGtcccagagcgtgtgggctccgGGCTCCCTCCCGTCCCTTGGTCAGTGA
- the SCLY gene encoding selenocysteine lyase isoform X8, with protein sequence MEAAGPRSRDARGRAASQPGSRAEKSPPESRKVYMDYNATTPLEPEVIQAMTEAMQEAWGNPSSPYPAGRKAKEIINAARENLAKMIGARPRDMIFTSGGTESNNLVIHSVVKHFHKIHAAVGDTAEHPSPVEGALPHIITCTVEHDSIRLPLEHLVEERVAEVTFVPVSKVNGQAEAEDILAAVRPATCLVTIMLANNETGVIMPVPEISRRVRALNQQRAAGGLPGVLVHTDAAQALGKRRVDMRDLGVDFLTIVGHKFYGPRIGALYIRGLGELTPLYPMLFGGGQERNFRPGTENTPMIAGLGKAAELVAENCEAYEAHMRDVRDYLEERLAAEFGKRIHLNSQFPGTERLPNTCNFSILGPQLQGHPRCC encoded by the exons ATGGAGGCGGCCGGGCCGCGGAGCAGGGACGCGCGGGGGCGAGCGGCGAGTCAGCCTGGCAGCCGAGCAGAGAAGAGCCCGCCGGAGAG CAGGAAAGTGTATATGGACTATAATGCAACCACCCCCCTGGAGCCAGAGGTCATCCAGGCCATGACTGAAGCCATGCAGGAAGCCTGGGGAAATCCCAGCAGCCCTTACCCGGCAG GTAGGAAGGCCAAGGAGATTATCAATGCAGCTCGGGAAAACCTTGCCAAGATGATAGGTGCGAGACCTCGAGACATGATCTTCACTTCCGGGGGCACAGAG TCAAATAATTTAGTAATCCATTCTGTGGTGAAACATTTCCACAAAATCCATGCCGCAGTGGGGGACACGGCCGAGCATCCCAGCCCAGTGGAGGGGGCCCTGCCTCACATCATCACCTGCACGGTGGAACACGACTCCATCCGCCTGCCCCTGGAGCACCTGGTGGAAGAACGAGTGGCCG AGGTCACCTTTGTCCCCGTGTCCAAGGTAAACGGGCAGGCGGAGGCTGAGGACATCCTGGCGGCCGTCCGCCCGGCCACGTGCCTCGTGACCATCATGCTGGCCAATAACGAGACAGGCGTCATCATG ccGGTGCCCGAGATCAGCCGGCGAGTCCGAGCCCTGAACCAGCagcgggcggcgggcgggctgCCGGGGGTGCTCGTGCACACGGACGCCGCCCAGGCCTTGGGGAAGCGGCGCGTGGACATGCGGGACCTGGGCGTGGACTTCCTGACCATCGTGGGCCACAAG TTCTATGGCCCCAGGATTGGAGCACTTTACATCCGAGGGCTCGGTGAACTCACCCCTCTGTACCCTATGCTGTTTGGAGGTGGACAAGAGCGGAATTTCAGGCCAGG GACAGAGAACACCCCGATGATTGCCGGCCTTGGAAAG GCGGCTGAGCTGGTGGCAGAGAACTGCGAGGCCTACGAAGCCCACATGCGGGATGTGCGCGACTACCTGGAGGAGAGGCTGGCG GCTGAATTTGGTAAGAGAATCCATCTGAACAGCCAGTTTCCAGGCACTGAGCGACTCCCCAACACCTGTAACTTCTCCATCCTGGGACCCCAGCTGCAAG GCCATCCCCGGTGCTGCTGA
- the SCLY gene encoding selenocysteine lyase isoform X4, whose protein sequence is MEAAGPRSRDARGRAASQPGSRAEKSPPESRKVYMDYNATTPLEPEVIQAMTEAMQEAWGNPSSPYPAGRKAKEIINAARENLAKMIGARPRDMIFTSGGTESNNLVIHSVVKHFHKIHAAVGDTAEHPSPVEGALPHIITCTVEHDSIRLPLEHLVEERVAEVTFVPVSKVNGQAEAEDILAAVRPATCLVTIMLANNETGVIMPVPEISRRVRALNQQRAAGGLPGVLVHTDAAQALGKRRVDMRDLGVDFLTIVGHKFYGPRIGALYIRGLGELTPLYPMLFGGGQERNFRPGTENTPMIAGLGKAAELVAENCEAYEAHMRDVRDYLEERLAAEFGKRIHLNSQFPGTERLPNTCNFSILGPQLQGRLVLAQCRTLLASMGAACHSDHGDRPSPVLLSCGVPLDVARNAIRLSVGRGTTRAEVDLVVQDLKQAVARLEGQA, encoded by the exons ATGGAGGCGGCCGGGCCGCGGAGCAGGGACGCGCGGGGGCGAGCGGCGAGTCAGCCTGGCAGCCGAGCAGAGAAGAGCCCGCCGGAGAG CAGGAAAGTGTATATGGACTATAATGCAACCACCCCCCTGGAGCCAGAGGTCATCCAGGCCATGACTGAAGCCATGCAGGAAGCCTGGGGAAATCCCAGCAGCCCTTACCCGGCAG GTAGGAAGGCCAAGGAGATTATCAATGCAGCTCGGGAAAACCTTGCCAAGATGATAGGTGCGAGACCTCGAGACATGATCTTCACTTCCGGGGGCACAGAG TCAAATAATTTAGTAATCCATTCTGTGGTGAAACATTTCCACAAAATCCATGCCGCAGTGGGGGACACGGCCGAGCATCCCAGCCCAGTGGAGGGGGCCCTGCCTCACATCATCACCTGCACGGTGGAACACGACTCCATCCGCCTGCCCCTGGAGCACCTGGTGGAAGAACGAGTGGCCG AGGTCACCTTTGTCCCCGTGTCCAAGGTAAACGGGCAGGCGGAGGCTGAGGACATCCTGGCGGCCGTCCGCCCGGCCACGTGCCTCGTGACCATCATGCTGGCCAATAACGAGACAGGCGTCATCATG ccGGTGCCCGAGATCAGCCGGCGAGTCCGAGCCCTGAACCAGCagcgggcggcgggcgggctgCCGGGGGTGCTCGTGCACACGGACGCCGCCCAGGCCTTGGGGAAGCGGCGCGTGGACATGCGGGACCTGGGCGTGGACTTCCTGACCATCGTGGGCCACAAG TTCTATGGCCCCAGGATTGGAGCACTTTACATCCGAGGGCTCGGTGAACTCACCCCTCTGTACCCTATGCTGTTTGGAGGTGGACAAGAGCGGAATTTCAGGCCAGG GACAGAGAACACCCCGATGATTGCCGGCCTTGGAAAG GCGGCTGAGCTGGTGGCAGAGAACTGCGAGGCCTACGAAGCCCACATGCGGGATGTGCGCGACTACCTGGAGGAGAGGCTGGCG GCTGAATTTGGTAAGAGAATCCATCTGAACAGCCAGTTTCCAGGCACTGAGCGACTCCCCAACACCTGTAACTTCTCCATCCTGGGACCCCAGCTGCAAG GCCGCCTGGTGCTGGCCCAGTGCAGGACGCTGCTGGCCAGCATGGGGGCTGCGTGCCACTCGGACCACGGAGACCG GCCATCCCCGGTGCTGCTGAGCTGCGGCGTCCCCTTGGACGTGGCCAGGAACGCCATCCGGCTCAGCGTGGGCCGCGGCACCACCCGGGCCGAAGTGGACCTCGTCGTGCAGGACCTGAAGCAGGCGGTGGCCCGGCTGGAGGGCCAGGCCTAG
- the SCLY gene encoding selenocysteine lyase isoform X2: MEAAGPRSRDARGRAASQPGSRAEKSPPERKVYMDYNATTPLEPEVIQAMTEAMQEAWGNPSSPYPAGRKAKEIINAARENLAKMIGARPRDMIFTSGGTESNNLVIHSVVKHFHKIHAAVGDTAEHPSPVEGALPHIITCTVEHDSIRLPLEHLVEERVAEVTFVPVSKVNGQAEAEDILAAVRPATCLVTIMLANNETGVIMPVPEISRRVRALNQQRAAGGLPGVLVHTDAAQALGKRRVDMRDLGVDFLTIVGHKFYGPRIGALYIRGLGELTPLYPMLFGGGQERNFRPGTENTPMIAGLGKAAELVAENCEAYEAHMRDVRDYLEERLAAEFGKRIHLNSQFPGTERLPNTCNFSILGPQLQAKGQRKRFLWDLLWFLSPAVRGTCALGFRQVVRGREPSNLQQGREAAPAWTPPQGPCALSPRPPGAGPVQDAAGQHGGCVPLGPRRPAIPGAAELRRPLGRGQERHPAQRGPRHHPGRSGPRRAGPEAGGGPAGGPGLVPRVVPEGVFLLSQSVWAPGSLPSLGQ; this comes from the exons ATGGAGGCGGCCGGGCCGCGGAGCAGGGACGCGCGGGGGCGAGCGGCGAGTCAGCCTGGCAGCCGAGCAGAGAAGAGCCCGCCGGAGAG GAAAGTGTATATGGACTATAATGCAACCACCCCCCTGGAGCCAGAGGTCATCCAGGCCATGACTGAAGCCATGCAGGAAGCCTGGGGAAATCCCAGCAGCCCTTACCCGGCAG GTAGGAAGGCCAAGGAGATTATCAATGCAGCTCGGGAAAACCTTGCCAAGATGATAGGTGCGAGACCTCGAGACATGATCTTCACTTCCGGGGGCACAGAG TCAAATAATTTAGTAATCCATTCTGTGGTGAAACATTTCCACAAAATCCATGCCGCAGTGGGGGACACGGCCGAGCATCCCAGCCCAGTGGAGGGGGCCCTGCCTCACATCATCACCTGCACGGTGGAACACGACTCCATCCGCCTGCCCCTGGAGCACCTGGTGGAAGAACGAGTGGCCG AGGTCACCTTTGTCCCCGTGTCCAAGGTAAACGGGCAGGCGGAGGCTGAGGACATCCTGGCGGCCGTCCGCCCGGCCACGTGCCTCGTGACCATCATGCTGGCCAATAACGAGACAGGCGTCATCATG ccGGTGCCCGAGATCAGCCGGCGAGTCCGAGCCCTGAACCAGCagcgggcggcgggcgggctgCCGGGGGTGCTCGTGCACACGGACGCCGCCCAGGCCTTGGGGAAGCGGCGCGTGGACATGCGGGACCTGGGCGTGGACTTCCTGACCATCGTGGGCCACAAG TTCTATGGCCCCAGGATTGGAGCACTTTACATCCGAGGGCTCGGTGAACTCACCCCTCTGTACCCTATGCTGTTTGGAGGTGGACAAGAGCGGAATTTCAGGCCAGG GACAGAGAACACCCCGATGATTGCCGGCCTTGGAAAG GCGGCTGAGCTGGTGGCAGAGAACTGCGAGGCCTACGAAGCCCACATGCGGGATGTGCGCGACTACCTGGAGGAGAGGCTGGCG GCTGAATTTGGTAAGAGAATCCATCTGAACAGCCAGTTTCCAGGCACTGAGCGACTCCCCAACACCTGTAACTTCTCCATCCTGGGACCCCAGCTGCAAG CCAAGGGGCAGAGGAAGCGCTTCCTCTGGGACCTGCTGTGGTTTCTCTCACCTGCCGTCAGAGGGACCTGTGCCCTGGGATTCCGTCAGGTGGTACGAGGGAGGGAGCCTTCCAACTTGCAGCAGGGAAGAGAGGCAGCCCCCGCCTGGACTCCGCCTCAGGGGCCCTGTGCTCTGTCTCCTAGGCCGCCTGGTGCTGGCCCAGTGCAGGACGCTGCTGGCCAGCATGGGGGCTGCGTGCCACTCGGACCACGGAGACCG GCCATCCCCGGTGCTGCTGAGCTGCGGCGTCCCCTTGGACGTGGCCAGGAACGCCATCCGGCTCAGCGTGGGCCGCGGCACCACCCGGGCCGAAGTGGACCTCGTCGTGCAGGACCTGAAGCAGGCGGTGGCCCGGCTGGAGGGCCAGGCCTAGTGCCCAGGGTGGTGCCAGAAGGAGTCTTCCTCTTGtcccagagcgtgtgggctccgGGCTCCCTCCCGTCCCTTGGTCAGTGA
- the SCLY gene encoding selenocysteine lyase isoform X3, producing MGSQADGHSFPSPVASGRKAKEIINAARENLAKMIGARPRDMIFTSGGTESNNLVIHSVVKHFHKIHAAVGDTAEHPSPVEGALPHIITCTVEHDSIRLPLEHLVEERVAEVTFVPVSKVNGQAEAEDILAAVRPATCLVTIMLANNETGVIMPVPEISRRVRALNQQRAAGGLPGVLVHTDAAQALGKRRVDMRDLGVDFLTIVGHKFYGPRIGALYIRGLGELTPLYPMLFGGGQERNFRPGTENTPMIAGLGKAAELVAENCEAYEAHMRDVRDYLEERLAAEFGKRIHLNSQFPGTERLPNTCNFSILGPQLQAKGQRKRFLWDLLWFLSPAVRGTCALGFRQVVRGREPSNLQQGREAAPAWTPPQGPCALSPRPPGAGPVQDAAGQHGGCVPLGPRRPAIPGAAELRRPLGRGQERHPAQRGPRHHPGRSGPRRAGPEAGGGPAGGPGLVPRVVPEGVFLLSQSVWAPGSLPSLGQ from the exons ATGGGAAGCCAGGCAGATGGCCACAGCTTCCCCTCTCCCGTAGCATCCG GTAGGAAGGCCAAGGAGATTATCAATGCAGCTCGGGAAAACCTTGCCAAGATGATAGGTGCGAGACCTCGAGACATGATCTTCACTTCCGGGGGCACAGAG TCAAATAATTTAGTAATCCATTCTGTGGTGAAACATTTCCACAAAATCCATGCCGCAGTGGGGGACACGGCCGAGCATCCCAGCCCAGTGGAGGGGGCCCTGCCTCACATCATCACCTGCACGGTGGAACACGACTCCATCCGCCTGCCCCTGGAGCACCTGGTGGAAGAACGAGTGGCCG AGGTCACCTTTGTCCCCGTGTCCAAGGTAAACGGGCAGGCGGAGGCTGAGGACATCCTGGCGGCCGTCCGCCCGGCCACGTGCCTCGTGACCATCATGCTGGCCAATAACGAGACAGGCGTCATCATG ccGGTGCCCGAGATCAGCCGGCGAGTCCGAGCCCTGAACCAGCagcgggcggcgggcgggctgCCGGGGGTGCTCGTGCACACGGACGCCGCCCAGGCCTTGGGGAAGCGGCGCGTGGACATGCGGGACCTGGGCGTGGACTTCCTGACCATCGTGGGCCACAAG TTCTATGGCCCCAGGATTGGAGCACTTTACATCCGAGGGCTCGGTGAACTCACCCCTCTGTACCCTATGCTGTTTGGAGGTGGACAAGAGCGGAATTTCAGGCCAGG GACAGAGAACACCCCGATGATTGCCGGCCTTGGAAAG GCGGCTGAGCTGGTGGCAGAGAACTGCGAGGCCTACGAAGCCCACATGCGGGATGTGCGCGACTACCTGGAGGAGAGGCTGGCG GCTGAATTTGGTAAGAGAATCCATCTGAACAGCCAGTTTCCAGGCACTGAGCGACTCCCCAACACCTGTAACTTCTCCATCCTGGGACCCCAGCTGCAAG CCAAGGGGCAGAGGAAGCGCTTCCTCTGGGACCTGCTGTGGTTTCTCTCACCTGCCGTCAGAGGGACCTGTGCCCTGGGATTCCGTCAGGTGGTACGAGGGAGGGAGCCTTCCAACTTGCAGCAGGGAAGAGAGGCAGCCCCCGCCTGGACTCCGCCTCAGGGGCCCTGTGCTCTGTCTCCTAGGCCGCCTGGTGCTGGCCCAGTGCAGGACGCTGCTGGCCAGCATGGGGGCTGCGTGCCACTCGGACCACGGAGACCG GCCATCCCCGGTGCTGCTGAGCTGCGGCGTCCCCTTGGACGTGGCCAGGAACGCCATCCGGCTCAGCGTGGGCCGCGGCACCACCCGGGCCGAAGTGGACCTCGTCGTGCAGGACCTGAAGCAGGCGGTGGCCCGGCTGGAGGGCCAGGCCTAGTGCCCAGGGTGGTGCCAGAAGGAGTCTTCCTCTTGtcccagagcgtgtgggctccgGGCTCCCTCCCGTCCCTTGGTCAGTGA